The Maledivibacter sp. genomic interval ATGGAAGCAGAAGAACTAATAAGGAAAAAATATTATCAAATCATTAAAAAGCTTTGTTGCAAGCTAGGGGAGTTAATATGAAATTTGGACTAAAAAATTTTGAATTAAATTATATTATTGATGCTCTAAAAAAATTTGATGTAATAGAAAAAGCTGTTATATTTGGATCAAGGGCTAAAGGAAATTACAAACCAGGCTCAGATGTAGATATAGGTATTTATGGTGAAAATATAAATTTTGACACTATATCAGCTCTTCATGCTATGTTAGAAGAAAAAAGTCCACTGCCATATTTTTTTGATATTGTAGATTATACTCATTTAAAACATATAAAATTAAAGGAACATATTGATAGAGTCGGGAAAGTAATTTATGAAAAAGAAAAGTGACACAAGAGTACGGTTCTTTTGTGCTGTTTTGAAACTAATTCTTGAGAGGGAAAAAGGCACAGGAGTTGTGGGCTTTTTTTGAAGAGTACCGCAGGAAAGAGGAGAGAGAGAAGGATTGAGCCGAAGGCGATGGAGGAGAGAAAAAATATTGTATAAATCTTTGACTTCAGTAAATAGAGTTTGATATAATTAATTTAATAAGGTGGGAGGTATAAAAAATGGAACAAGAAATATTAAAATTGATATTAAGCAAACTTGATAATATTGAAAAAGAGCAACAAGAAATGAGAAAAGAGCAACAAGAAATGAAAAAAGAGCAACAAGAAATGAAAAAAGAGCAGCAAGAAATGAAAAAAGAACAACAAGAAATGAAAAAAGAACAGCAAGAAATGAAAAAAGAACAACAGGGAATGAAGATGCGTCAAGATGAAATGTATATTATGCAAAGAGCAATTGAGGAAAATATAAAAATAACTAGGGCAGAGCAAGAGAAAATGCAATTTACTTTGGCAGATATTCAAGGTAAGGTAACAGCTCTTACAAATAAAGTTAAAAAACATGATAATGTTATTAATCAAATAAGAGCTATAAAGTAAACATATAGGACACAAGGGGATTCTCAACGGCGGGGACGGTTATCCTGGTTGTTTTAGGGGAGTGTATGAACAGGATCATAGTTTTATAGAAAAATTAAAGAAAGCTGTTGGATAGAAACTAATAGAAAGAAGCTGTTAGTTTTTTTTTGCCATTTTTTAAATGTCTTCCTTAATCAATATTTGCCATAAATATCTAGACTTGAATACAACTTTTATTTATAATATATGTAGTAATAACAAATATAGAGAGTCTAGGGGAAATCTTAATTTATACATATGTAAATATCCCATGTTTCCGGGGATTTTTAATGTGCATAAATTAAAGTTTTGACTGGAATTTCTATAGCACCAAAGAAAAAAACTAGAAGGGAATGGATTACTAAATGATTAAGAAAAGATTGGGTTTAGTTGTGCTATTAGCTATGATAATCCTTATATCGACTTCATGTACACCAAGTGTAGCGGAGCTACAGCCAGCAGTAGATGAGTATAAAGCTAGTCTAAAGCAGATATACAGTGAACTTGATAGTCAATATGCTAAGAACCCAACTAAAGAAGAATGGGCTACCTTTTCTAAGGATTGGATGCCTAAGCTTACAAGCTCGACACCAGAAAAATTAAATGGGAAAATGCCTAAAGAAATCACAGGAGAAGTATCACAGCTTGATAATGTAAAGGGCAAGCTTATGTACCTATGGACTGAATACGATAATAAAATGGCGGGAAAAAAATATTCAGAGGACAATATAAAACAGTTAAAAGAAAATATTGAAAATAATTTAAAGTAAAATTACATAAAATAAGCTAAGGCATATGAAAAAAACAAACCAGAAGAATATATCTGCATAGGGGTTCCTCTGGTTTGTTTTTTTTATGTATAGATTTCCAAAAGTTAAACTTAATTTATACATCTCAAAATATCCGATGTTTGTAGGGATTTTGATGTGTATAAATTAACTATTTAACTGGAATATCTATGGTAATCTTTAAATTAATACTATTTTAATGAAATATTAATAATTCTTTCGTTGACATAAAAAGCAAAGTAATATAAAATCAAAACATAACCGACCGACGAGTCAGTATGTAGAAAGGATGATAGTTTATGAAGAAATATGTTGGTAGCACTATTCTTGTTTTAGTTTTATGCTTTACCTTAGTTGGGACAACCTTAGGGGCAAGTAATATAGTTGATAGCATGGATTTTCAAGGTGAAGGTGCTAATTTAAGCCTAGATAAGGCTATCGAGCAAACAATAGAAAGTAGTCCGTCAATAAAAAAGGCGAAACTGGACCTAGAGCAAGCTGATGTTGACTATGATAAATACAAGAGTAATTTGAGAAAGGCAAAAAAAGCAGATAACACAAAGAATAAAGAATCTGCATCGTATTTGCAGTATGTAACATTGCAAGAGATTGTTGGTGAATATGGATTAGAAAATTCAAAGAGAAACTATAATGCCACAGTGGAAAAACTAAAGGCAGATATAGAAGAGGCTTATTATGGATTGCTTCAAGCACAGCAGCTGGAAGATATTAATAAGGCAAATGTAGAAACGGCAAAGGATTTA includes:
- a CDS encoding nucleotidyltransferase domain-containing protein, which encodes MKFGLKNFELNYIIDALKKFDVIEKAVIFGSRAKGNYKPGSDVDIGIYGENINFDTISALHAMLEEKSPLPYFFDIVDYTHLKHIKLKEHIDRVGKVIYEKEK